From Salminus brasiliensis chromosome 21, fSalBra1.hap2, whole genome shotgun sequence, a single genomic window includes:
- the smug1 gene encoding single-strand selective monofunctional uracil DNA glycosylase isoform X3, with product MKKQRDIPRLENGDWGQEEELQAAIPGPMPTPESQNNIAAGHFLQAELDLSARLRMLTFGEPVRYIYNPLEYAWETHRCYAETYCRSGQSVLFLGMNPGPFGMAQTGVPFGEVKAVRDWLKITGEVGHPLNEHPKRRISGLACTQSEVSGARFWGLFKELCGEPDNFFRHCFVHNLCPLIFMSESGKNLTPPELPAVERDALLLHCDAALCQVVRALGVSMVIGVGKVAEQRARRALSEAGSSVRVEGIMHPSPRNPQANKGWAAVARTKLQELGVLSLITQ from the exons ATGAAAAAGCAGCGTGATATTCCGAG ACTGGAAAATGGAGATTGGGGTCAAGAGGAAGAACTCCAAGCAGCGATTCCTGGCCCAATGCCGACCCCTGAGAGCCAGAACAACATTGCAGCAGGCCACTTTCTTCAGGCTGAGCTGGACCTCAGTGCCCGCCTGCGAATGCTGACCTTTGGGGAACCAGTGCGATACATCTACAACCCGCTGGAGTACGCCTGGGAAACACATCGCTGCTATGCCGAGACATACTGCCGCAGCGGACAGAGCGTCCTCTTTCTTGGAATGAATCCAGGGCCATTCGGAATGGCCCAGACAGGG GTACCATTTGGCGAGGTCAAAGCAGTCCGGGATTGGCTAAAGATCACAGGGGAGGTGGGACACCCTCTTAACGAGCATCCCAAGCGACGGATCAGTGGCCTGGCCTGCACTCAGAGCGAGGTGAGTGGTGCACGTTTTTGGGGCCTCTTCAAGGAGCTCTGCGGTGAACCTGACAACTTCTTCCGCCACTGTTTCGTTCATAACCTCTGCCCGCTGATCTTCATGAGCGAATCTGGGAAGAACCTGACCCCACCTGAACTGCCGGCAGTGGAACGGGACGCTCTTCTCCTGCACTGCGATGCCGCCCTGTGCCAGGTGGTCAGGGCTCTGGGGGTTTCTATGGTAATCGGAGTGGGTAAAGTTGCAGAGCAGCGAGCTCGCCGAGCTCTCTCGGAAGCAGGCAGCTCTGTAAGGGTGGAGGGTATCATGCACCCTTCTCCGAGGAACCCACAGGCCAATAAAGGCTGGGCAGCAGTGGCCAGAACCAAACTACAGGAGTTGGGGGTGTTGAGTTTGATCACCCAGTGA
- the smug1 gene encoding single-strand selective monofunctional uracil DNA glycosylase isoform X2, with translation MKKQRDIPSRLENGDWGQEEELQAAIPGPMPTPESQNNIAAGHFLQAELDLSARLRMLTFGEPVRYIYNPLEYAWETHRCYAETYCRSGQSVLFLGMNPGPFGMAQTGVPFGEVKAVRDWLKITGEVGHPLNEHPKRRISGLACTQSEVSGARFWGLFKELCGEPDNFFRHCFVHNLCPLIFMSESGKNLTPPELPAVERDALLLHCDAALCQVVRALGVSMVIGVGKVAEQRARRALSEAGSSVRVEGIMHPSPRNPQANKGWAAVARTKLQELGVLSLITQ, from the exons ATGAAAAAGCAGCGTGATATTCCGAG CAGACTGGAAAATGGAGATTGGGGTCAAGAGGAAGAACTCCAAGCAGCGATTCCTGGCCCAATGCCGACCCCTGAGAGCCAGAACAACATTGCAGCAGGCCACTTTCTTCAGGCTGAGCTGGACCTCAGTGCCCGCCTGCGAATGCTGACCTTTGGGGAACCAGTGCGATACATCTACAACCCGCTGGAGTACGCCTGGGAAACACATCGCTGCTATGCCGAGACATACTGCCGCAGCGGACAGAGCGTCCTCTTTCTTGGAATGAATCCAGGGCCATTCGGAATGGCCCAGACAGGG GTACCATTTGGCGAGGTCAAAGCAGTCCGGGATTGGCTAAAGATCACAGGGGAGGTGGGACACCCTCTTAACGAGCATCCCAAGCGACGGATCAGTGGCCTGGCCTGCACTCAGAGCGAGGTGAGTGGTGCACGTTTTTGGGGCCTCTTCAAGGAGCTCTGCGGTGAACCTGACAACTTCTTCCGCCACTGTTTCGTTCATAACCTCTGCCCGCTGATCTTCATGAGCGAATCTGGGAAGAACCTGACCCCACCTGAACTGCCGGCAGTGGAACGGGACGCTCTTCTCCTGCACTGCGATGCCGCCCTGTGCCAGGTGGTCAGGGCTCTGGGGGTTTCTATGGTAATCGGAGTGGGTAAAGTTGCAGAGCAGCGAGCTCGCCGAGCTCTCTCGGAAGCAGGCAGCTCTGTAAGGGTGGAGGGTATCATGCACCCTTCTCCGAGGAACCCACAGGCCAATAAAGGCTGGGCAGCAGTGGCCAGAACCAAACTACAGGAGTTGGGGGTGTTGAGTTTGATCACCCAGTGA
- the smug1 gene encoding single-strand selective monofunctional uracil DNA glycosylase isoform X1 has protein sequence MSDLDEFFVAPRILNERLENGDWGQEEELQAAIPGPMPTPESQNNIAAGHFLQAELDLSARLRMLTFGEPVRYIYNPLEYAWETHRCYAETYCRSGQSVLFLGMNPGPFGMAQTGVPFGEVKAVRDWLKITGEVGHPLNEHPKRRISGLACTQSEVSGARFWGLFKELCGEPDNFFRHCFVHNLCPLIFMSESGKNLTPPELPAVERDALLLHCDAALCQVVRALGVSMVIGVGKVAEQRARRALSEAGSSVRVEGIMHPSPRNPQANKGWAAVARTKLQELGVLSLITQ, from the exons ATGTCGGATTTGGATGAATTTTTCGTGGCTCCACGAATCCTAAACGAGCG ACTGGAAAATGGAGATTGGGGTCAAGAGGAAGAACTCCAAGCAGCGATTCCTGGCCCAATGCCGACCCCTGAGAGCCAGAACAACATTGCAGCAGGCCACTTTCTTCAGGCTGAGCTGGACCTCAGTGCCCGCCTGCGAATGCTGACCTTTGGGGAACCAGTGCGATACATCTACAACCCGCTGGAGTACGCCTGGGAAACACATCGCTGCTATGCCGAGACATACTGCCGCAGCGGACAGAGCGTCCTCTTTCTTGGAATGAATCCAGGGCCATTCGGAATGGCCCAGACAGGG GTACCATTTGGCGAGGTCAAAGCAGTCCGGGATTGGCTAAAGATCACAGGGGAGGTGGGACACCCTCTTAACGAGCATCCCAAGCGACGGATCAGTGGCCTGGCCTGCACTCAGAGCGAGGTGAGTGGTGCACGTTTTTGGGGCCTCTTCAAGGAGCTCTGCGGTGAACCTGACAACTTCTTCCGCCACTGTTTCGTTCATAACCTCTGCCCGCTGATCTTCATGAGCGAATCTGGGAAGAACCTGACCCCACCTGAACTGCCGGCAGTGGAACGGGACGCTCTTCTCCTGCACTGCGATGCCGCCCTGTGCCAGGTGGTCAGGGCTCTGGGGGTTTCTATGGTAATCGGAGTGGGTAAAGTTGCAGAGCAGCGAGCTCGCCGAGCTCTCTCGGAAGCAGGCAGCTCTGTAAGGGTGGAGGGTATCATGCACCCTTCTCCGAGGAACCCACAGGCCAATAAAGGCTGGGCAGCAGTGGCCAGAACCAAACTACAGGAGTTGGGGGTGTTGAGTTTGATCACCCAGTGA
- the hnrnpa1a gene encoding heterogeneous nuclear ribonucleoprotein A1a isoform X2 encodes MSKETPREPEQLRKLFIGGLSFETTDESLRAHFEQWGTLTDCVVMRDSNTKRSRGFGFVTYSSVSEVDAAMNARPHKVDGRAVEPKRAVSREDSCRPGAHSTVKKIFVGGIKEDTDEEHLRDYFSQFGKIEEVNIMTEKNSDKRRGFAFITFDDHDSVDRIVIQKYHTVNGHNCEVRKALSREEMNRVSMSPRGGRGGGGGNFGGRGGGYGGGYGGGGGGGRGGYGGGDGYGNGYGGNGGYGGGGPGYGGNRGYGGGGGGGYGNQGGGGGYGGGGYDNYNGGGGGNFGGGNFGGGGDYNDFGSYNNQSSSNYGPMKGGNYGGGGRSGGGGPYGGGYGGGSGGGYGGGSGGRRF; translated from the exons ATGTCTAAAGAG ACTCCTCGTGAGCCGGAGCAGCTCCGCAAGCTGTTCATTGGGGGCCTCAGCTTTGAGACCACCGATGAGAGCCTCCGGGCCCATTTTGAACAATGGGGGACCCTCACAGACTGTGTG GTAATGAGAGACTCCAACACGAAAAGGTCCCGGGGGTTTGGCTTCGTTACGTACAGCTCGGTTTCCGAAGTTGATGCAGCTATGAATGCCCGTCCGCACAAAGTGGACGGGAGAGCCGTTGAACCTAAGAGGGCAGTGTCACGAGAG GACTCCTGCAGGCCAGGTGCACACTCAACAGTTAAGAAGATATTCGTGGGCGGAATCAAGGAGGACACAGATGAAGAACACTTGCGCGACTACTTCAGCCAGTTCGGCAAAATTGAAGAGGTGAACATCATGACCGAGAAGAACAGTGATAAGAGGAGGGGGTTTGCCTTCATCACATTTGATGACCATGACTCCGTTGACCGGATAGTCA TCCAGAAATACCACACAGTAAACGGTCACAACTGTGAAGTCAGGAAAGCACTTTCCCGGGAGGAGATGAACAGGGTCTCGATGAGCCCAAGAG GTGGCCGTGGAGGCGGTGGTGGAAACTTCGGTGGGCGAGGCGGAGGGTATGGAG GTGGTtatggaggtggtggaggaggtggcCGTGGCGGATACGGTGGTGGAGACGGATATGGCAACGGCTATGGAGGAAATG GTGGTTATGGCGGAGGTGGTCCTGGCTATGGTGGAAACCGTGGTTATGGAGGTGGTGGCGGTGGCGGCTACGGCAACCAGGGTGGCGGAGGAGGCTATGGAGGTGGAGGATATGACAACTACAACGGTGGCGGAGGAGGAAACTTTGGAGGAG GTAACTTTGGAGGCGGCGGAGACTATAATGACTTCGGCAGCTACAACAACCAGTCGTCCTCGAACTATGGCCCAATGAAAGGCGGAAACTATGGTGGAGGTGGCAGGAGCGGTGGCGGCGGCCCATACGGTG GTGGCTATGGAGGAGGTTCCGGTGGTGGCTATGGCGGTGGTTCGGGTGGAAGGAGGTTCTAG
- the hnrnpa1a gene encoding heterogeneous nuclear ribonucleoprotein A1a isoform X1, whose protein sequence is MSKETPREPEQLRKLFIGGLSFETTDESLRAHFEQWGTLTDCVVMRDSNTKRSRGFGFVTYSSVSEVDAAMNARPHKVDGRAVEPKRAVSREDSCRPGAHSTVKKIFVGGIKEDTDEEHLRDYFSQFGKIEEVNIMTEKNSDKRRGFAFITFDDHDSVDRIVIQKYHTVNGHNCEVRKALSREEMNRVSMSPRGGRGGGGGNFGGRGGGYGGESGYGGGGGGGRGGYGGGDGYGNGYGGNGGYGGGGPGYGGNRGYGGGGGGGYGNQGGGGGYGGGGYDNYNGGGGGNFGGGNFGGGGDYNDFGSYNNQSSSNYGPMKGGNYGGGGRSGGGGPYGGGYGGGSGGGYGGGSGGRRF, encoded by the exons ATGTCTAAAGAG ACTCCTCGTGAGCCGGAGCAGCTCCGCAAGCTGTTCATTGGGGGCCTCAGCTTTGAGACCACCGATGAGAGCCTCCGGGCCCATTTTGAACAATGGGGGACCCTCACAGACTGTGTG GTAATGAGAGACTCCAACACGAAAAGGTCCCGGGGGTTTGGCTTCGTTACGTACAGCTCGGTTTCCGAAGTTGATGCAGCTATGAATGCCCGTCCGCACAAAGTGGACGGGAGAGCCGTTGAACCTAAGAGGGCAGTGTCACGAGAG GACTCCTGCAGGCCAGGTGCACACTCAACAGTTAAGAAGATATTCGTGGGCGGAATCAAGGAGGACACAGATGAAGAACACTTGCGCGACTACTTCAGCCAGTTCGGCAAAATTGAAGAGGTGAACATCATGACCGAGAAGAACAGTGATAAGAGGAGGGGGTTTGCCTTCATCACATTTGATGACCATGACTCCGTTGACCGGATAGTCA TCCAGAAATACCACACAGTAAACGGTCACAACTGTGAAGTCAGGAAAGCACTTTCCCGGGAGGAGATGAACAGGGTCTCGATGAGCCCAAGAG GTGGCCGTGGAGGCGGTGGTGGAAACTTCGGTGGGCGAGGCGGAGGGTATGGAGGTGAGA GTGGTtatggaggtggtggaggaggtggcCGTGGCGGATACGGTGGTGGAGACGGATATGGCAACGGCTATGGAGGAAATG GTGGTTATGGCGGAGGTGGTCCTGGCTATGGTGGAAACCGTGGTTATGGAGGTGGTGGCGGTGGCGGCTACGGCAACCAGGGTGGCGGAGGAGGCTATGGAGGTGGAGGATATGACAACTACAACGGTGGCGGAGGAGGAAACTTTGGAGGAG GTAACTTTGGAGGCGGCGGAGACTATAATGACTTCGGCAGCTACAACAACCAGTCGTCCTCGAACTATGGCCCAATGAAAGGCGGAAACTATGGTGGAGGTGGCAGGAGCGGTGGCGGCGGCCCATACGGTG GTGGCTATGGAGGAGGTTCCGGTGGTGGCTATGGCGGTGGTTCGGGTGGAAGGAGGTTCTAG